A single Halarcobacter anaerophilus DNA region contains:
- the gmk gene encoding guanylate kinase: MEKKGAILILSGPSGCGKSTLLKTVYDKIGDYHFSISTTTREPRVGEKNGVDYYFASRKEFEEDIENGEFLEWAEVHGNYYGTSLKPIKAAVSQGKLVIFDIDVQGHNIVRKKLDDIVTSVFITTPSLKDLEKRLKNRDTDSKEVIEKRLINAKTEIKSFRNYDYFIINDDLKKASKELVCIARIARIKAKLFDKEESIKNWIE, encoded by the coding sequence ATGGAAAAAAAAGGTGCTATTTTAATTCTTTCAGGACCTAGCGGTTGTGGAAAGTCTACACTTTTAAAAACTGTATATGATAAAATAGGTGATTATCATTTTTCTATTTCTACAACTACAAGAGAACCAAGAGTAGGGGAGAAAAACGGAGTTGATTACTATTTTGCATCAAGAAAAGAGTTTGAAGAGGATATAGAAAACGGTGAGTTTCTTGAATGGGCAGAAGTTCACGGAAACTACTACGGAACTTCTTTAAAACCAATTAAAGCTGCCGTTTCACAAGGTAAATTAGTTATTTTTGATATTGATGTGCAAGGCCATAATATTGTTCGAAAAAAACTTGATGATATTGTAACTTCCGTATTTATAACGACTCCTTCTCTAAAGGATTTGGAAAAGAGATTAAAAAATAGAGATACCGACTCAAAAGAGGTTATTGAAAAAAGATTAATAAATGCAAAAACTGAGATAAAATCTTTTCGAAATTATGACTACTTTATAATAAACGATGATTTGAAAAAAGCTTCAAAAGAGTTAGTTTGTATAGCTAGAATCGCCAGAATAAAAGCAAAACTTTTTGACAAAGAGGAGAGTATTAAAAACTGGATAGAGTAA
- a CDS encoding HD domain-containing phosphohydrolase: MYIKFLLLIIFQFYLFAQTPQTVKIGVLAKRGDEVALNKWQETAKYLESQIKDYNFEILPLSFEKIDLAIRKNEINFLITNPVFYIQLEHKYNISRIATLLNKYDDKNFVSYYGGVIFTKSSSNINTIKDLKNRSFAAVDSNSFGGWIMANKLLHDMGINPLKFFSKIEYLGTHDRVVKAVLNGEITAGTVRSDTLERMAKEKKINLNDFFIIHKIESSNFPFSISTSLYPEWPISKLPQTSNKLAKEVALKLMYMPSTSKAAISAGIGGWTIPANYSLVNKTLQTLKIEPYKHTFKEYIYEFIKEYLFFISFIVITFIFVIFLIIYVLKLNISLKSSKEKLANINEDLEKKVQERTSNMENFLEKERYLRVIMSTISDINRYLITYKKLNELLVKSCQRLIKIEEYSMSFILLEEDFYKDKWFCSSKKEYAKLEDFIKNEFISKQGLASNFQEKKDNEIINDIQTYDLDEKFRKLCLDSNIYSCAFFALKPDVDKPYYNGILGILNKNKNGFELEEIRMLEELSGDLGFAIKANIDSIEHERLKNEQIQNYEETIISFVKMIEQRDTYTAGHTTRVAKYSELIAKKMNLKNEEIHKLTKAAILHDIGKISTPDAVLLKPGTLNDLEYKMIKEHVTVGYEMLKEIKIYEDLAQIMLYHHERYDGSGYPKGLKGEEIPLLSSIMSVADAFDAMTSTRIYKKSKSVSQALEELKKLKGTQFNPKIVDIAVEVLKDIEVPSTINQSPKNEIERERLAYFYKDYTTDFYNETYLKLMLNQKEFIEEFKFAYEIQLINTLQLELKSSIKTVENLFKDVALKIKDKADVNFFIKPNSFYLFCKDNKEIIFKDFIKTLTYERIEFKLNILDINKLKKDQEKIKN, translated from the coding sequence GTGTATATTAAATTTTTACTGCTGATAATATTTCAATTTTATCTTTTTGCCCAAACTCCTCAAACCGTTAAAATCGGAGTTTTAGCAAAACGAGGAGATGAAGTAGCTTTAAACAAATGGCAAGAGACTGCAAAATATTTAGAATCTCAAATAAAAGATTATAACTTTGAAATTCTTCCTCTAAGTTTTGAAAAAATCGATTTGGCAATTAGAAAAAACGAGATAAATTTTCTAATAACAAATCCCGTTTTTTACATACAGCTTGAACATAAATATAATATCAGCAGAATTGCGACTTTGCTAAATAAATATGATGATAAAAATTTTGTTTCATATTACGGCGGAGTTATTTTTACCAAAAGCAGTTCAAATATAAATACAATCAAAGATTTAAAAAATAGAAGTTTTGCAGCTGTTGATTCAAACTCTTTCGGGGGATGGATTATGGCTAATAAACTTCTTCATGATATGGGGATTAATCCTTTAAAGTTTTTTTCCAAAATTGAATATTTAGGAACTCACGATAGAGTAGTTAAAGCCGTTTTAAACGGAGAAATAACGGCAGGAACGGTTAGAAGCGATACTTTAGAGAGAATGGCAAAAGAGAAAAAAATAAATCTAAATGATTTTTTTATTATTCATAAAATTGAAAGTTCTAATTTTCCTTTTTCCATCAGTACCTCTTTATATCCCGAGTGGCCCATTTCAAAACTACCTCAAACTTCAAACAAACTGGCAAAAGAGGTTGCTTTGAAATTAATGTATATGCCTTCAACCTCAAAAGCGGCAATAAGTGCAGGTATAGGAGGCTGGACTATTCCTGCAAATTACTCTTTGGTAAATAAAACATTGCAAACTTTAAAAATCGAGCCTTATAAACACACCTTTAAAGAGTATATATATGAATTTATTAAAGAGTATCTCTTTTTTATCAGTTTTATAGTTATTACATTTATTTTTGTTATCTTTTTAATAATATATGTATTAAAACTAAATATATCTTTAAAAAGTTCAAAAGAAAAACTGGCAAATATAAATGAGGATTTAGAAAAAAAAGTGCAGGAAAGAACCTCAAATATGGAAAATTTCCTTGAAAAAGAGAGATATCTTAGAGTTATTATGTCTACGATATCGGATATAAACAGATATTTAATTACATATAAAAAACTTAATGAACTTTTAGTAAAGAGTTGCCAACGATTGATAAAAATTGAAGAGTACTCTATGAGTTTTATTCTTTTAGAAGAGGATTTTTATAAAGATAAATGGTTTTGCTCATCAAAAAAAGAGTATGCAAAGCTGGAAGATTTTATAAAAAATGAATTTATTTCAAAGCAAGGTTTGGCTTCAAATTTTCAAGAAAAAAAAGATAATGAAATTATTAATGATATTCAAACTTATGATTTAGATGAAAAGTTTAGAAAACTCTGCTTAGATTCAAATATATACTCTTGCGCTTTTTTTGCATTAAAACCTGATGTAGACAAGCCTTATTATAATGGAATATTGGGAATTCTTAACAAAAATAAAAACGGTTTTGAGTTAGAAGAAATTAGAATGTTAGAGGAGTTAAGCGGTGATTTGGGTTTTGCAATTAAAGCAAATATTGACTCTATAGAACATGAAAGACTTAAAAACGAACAAATTCAAAACTATGAAGAGACTATAATCTCTTTTGTAAAAATGATAGAACAAAGAGATACTTATACGGCAGGACATACAACAAGAGTTGCAAAATATTCAGAATTGATTGCAAAAAAAATGAACTTAAAAAATGAAGAGATTCATAAACTGACAAAAGCCGCAATTCTCCATGATATAGGAAAAATATCAACACCTGATGCCGTACTTCTAAAACCGGGAACACTTAATGATTTAGAGTATAAGATGATAAAAGAGCATGTAACAGTAGGTTATGAGATGCTAAAAGAGATTAAAATCTATGAAGATTTGGCACAAATTATGTTATATCATCATGAAAGATATGACGGAAGCGGATATCCTAAAGGTTTAAAAGGCGAAGAGATTCCGCTTTTAAGTTCTATTATGAGCGTAGCAGATGCTTTTGATGCAATGACAAGCACAAGAATTTATAAAAAGAGTAAAAGTGTTTCTCAAGCTTTAGAAGAGTTAAAAAAATTAAAAGGAACCCAATTTAATCCCAAAATTGTTGATATAGCAGTCGAAGTTTTAAAAGATATAGAAGTTCCCTCAACAATAAATCAAAGCCCTAAAAATGAAATAGAGAGGGAGAGATTAGCATATTTTTATAAAGATTATACAACAGATTTTTATAATGAGACTTATTTAAAATTAATGTTAAATCAAAAAGAGTTTATTGAAGAGTTTAAATTTGCCTATGAAATTCAGCTAATAAACACTTTACAGCTAGAACTTAAAAGCAGTATCAAAACTGTTGAAAATCTTTTTAAAGATGTGGCTCTTAAGATAAAAGACAAAGCAGATGTAAACTTTTTTATAAAACCAAACAGTTTTTATCTCTTTTGTAAAGATAATAAAGAGATTATTTTTAAAGATTTTATTAAAACTCTTACTTATGAAAGAATTGAATTTAAGTTAAATATACTGGATATTAATAAGTTAAAAAAGGATCAAGAAAAAATTAAAAACTAG
- a CDS encoding EAL domain-containing response regulator: MISNVSILKNITILYAEDEEALKEITLNILKGFTKKQLVAKNGAEGLELFKQNESEIDLIITDVNMPVMNGLEMIREIKKINPNIPIIVATAFSNTEYLLEAIDIGVDKYVLKPIDMKKLLQLMSQSLLYHELKDLYIDNLTHLPNRNRLKKDLEDSNKDLMAMINIDKFSTINDLFGEHNGDRVLLKFSDTLQKYFNKDKFSIYRVEADKFLVISKEYELDIQEFYDLCKKFEDFIEEDPVCIDEHEIDLNITIGIAKSEDGNAYKYAQRVISYARKKFEPILIYNDSFNIQESFEENIKWIKKIKNGVKNDNFKAYFQPIVDTKTKEIYKYEALVRYIDEDGTVVSPFTFLDIAKKAKLYPNIIKIMINEAFHLIKTKNKRVAVNISFEDIASATTMEYVYKVIEENSEYASSLEFEILESEEISDFSEVFKFIKNMNKYGCNVGVDDFGAGYSNFNMLVNLDINYVKIDGSLIRGINESKNQQIIVKTIDEFAKKFGFKTVAEFVSEEEIYNEVKEIGVDYSQGYYFDAPLSYDEI, translated from the coding sequence ATGATATCAAATGTATCTATATTAAAAAATATAACCATATTATACGCAGAAGATGAAGAAGCTTTAAAAGAGATTACCTTAAATATCTTAAAAGGCTTTACAAAAAAGCAATTAGTGGCTAAAAACGGAGCCGAGGGTTTAGAGCTTTTTAAACAAAATGAATCAGAAATTGATTTAATAATAACAGATGTAAATATGCCTGTAATGAACGGGCTTGAAATGATAAGAGAGATAAAAAAGATAAACCCTAATATACCTATTATTGTTGCAACCGCTTTTTCAAATACCGAATATCTGCTTGAAGCAATAGATATAGGTGTCGATAAATATGTTTTAAAACCTATAGATATGAAAAAACTTTTGCAGCTTATGAGTCAATCTCTTTTATACCATGAATTAAAAGATTTATATATTGATAATCTAACCCATCTGCCAAATAGAAATAGATTGAAAAAAGATTTGGAAGACTCAAATAAAGATCTTATGGCAATGATTAATATTGATAAATTTTCTACTATTAACGATCTTTTCGGTGAGCATAACGGAGATAGAGTTTTACTTAAGTTTTCAGATACTCTACAAAAATATTTCAACAAAGATAAATTTTCTATATACAGAGTAGAAGCAGATAAGTTTTTGGTAATATCAAAAGAGTATGAACTTGATATTCAAGAATTTTACGACCTGTGTAAAAAATTTGAAGATTTTATAGAAGAGGATCCTGTTTGTATCGATGAACATGAGATTGACCTTAATATTACTATAGGTATTGCAAAAAGTGAAGACGGAAATGCTTATAAATATGCACAAAGAGTTATCTCTTATGCAAGAAAAAAATTTGAGCCTATTTTGATTTATAATGATTCTTTTAATATTCAAGAATCGTTTGAAGAGAATATTAAGTGGATTAAAAAGATTAAAAACGGTGTTAAAAACGACAATTTTAAAGCCTATTTTCAACCCATAGTCGATACTAAAACAAAAGAGATTTATAAATACGAAGCCCTTGTCAGATATATAGATGAAGACGGAACCGTCGTTTCTCCTTTTACTTTTTTAGATATTGCAAAAAAAGCCAAGCTTTATCCGAATATCATAAAAATAATGATAAATGAAGCTTTTCATCTAATAAAAACCAAAAACAAAAGAGTTGCCGTAAATATTTCATTTGAAGATATTGCAAGTGCAACTACTATGGAATATGTATATAAAGTTATTGAAGAAAATAGTGAGTATGCAAGCAGTCTTGAATTTGAGATTTTAGAATCAGAAGAGATTTCCGATTTCTCTGAAGTTTTTAAATTTATCAAAAATATGAATAAATACGGATGTAATGTTGGAGTAGACGACTTTGGAGCAGGATATTCAAACTTTAATATGCTTGTAAATCTTGATATAAACTATGTAAAAATCGACGGTTCTTTGATAAGAGGAATAAATGAGTCGAAAAATCAGCAAATTATCGTAAAAACTATTGATGAATTTGCCAAAAAATTCGGATTTAAAACTGTTGCCGAATTCGTATCTGAAGAAGAGATTTATAATGAAGTTAAAGAGATTGGAGTAGATTATTCCCAAGGTTACTACTTTGATGCTCCTTTAAGTTATGATGAAATTTAA
- a CDS encoding heavy metal translocating P-type ATPase has translation MAKVKCNHCHLEFDESVMIKEGDLNFCCKGCQGVYHILKDDGLDSFYEKLGNKTIAPPIEVDDDIQRFDTKSFEDTFIKTTQDGYNQIDLIIEGIHCAACVWLNEKVLFETEGIISADINFTNNKAKIVWDNDKIKLSQIILKIRSIGYNAYAYDASVADEQVVKAKRSYFIRMMVAVFASVNIMMLGVAKYTGFFTGIDEQIREYIHIGEFIFCTPVLFYSGWIFFRGAFYGLKNRILNMDFLVSSGATLMYIYSLYILFGGKGESYFDSVTMIITFVLVGKYLEVIGKKSAVDTLDKIKSSIPLEATVVKEGVKKAIALNSIEVGDIVEIRSGEKVCVDGKIISGEGTFDESSLTGESLPIFKKVGDKLYSGTINNDSLIRYEVTKTYKESTLNSIVTLLEDSLSSKPEIEYKANEISKGFSLTILTLSFLTFIVWYFFGIDFGFDYENVSHFEKSFIVAISVIVIACPCALALATPIASLIGISELAKKGLLFKEAKFIETMAKADTLVLDKTGTITKGELKVKKARILDKNIHKLNLMYSLLDSSTHPISKSVKKYLQKKYDNLELKDIFDVKTVQAKGVVAKYKNIEGKTFHLLGGNVDLLRENQINYNFDSGNSVYIFAINRRVIATFELADEIREEAKDLINSVQKNGLEVVMLTGDNESIASKVASKVGIKKVVSHIDPIGKADYIKKLKKEGKIVVMAGDGINDSVALANSDVAIAMGNSADVTISVSDIVLLNSSLSSLKYAFVLSRRTYKFIKQNLLLSLIYNSITIPLAMAGLVIPLVAALSMSLSSLLVVANSMRIKLKS, from the coding sequence GTGGCTAAAGTTAAGTGTAACCACTGTCATTTAGAGTTTGATGAGAGTGTGATGATTAAAGAAGGAGATTTAAACTTCTGTTGCAAAGGCTGTCAGGGAGTTTATCATATACTAAAAGATGACGGATTAGACTCTTTTTATGAAAAACTGGGAAATAAAACAATAGCGCCTCCTATTGAAGTAGACGATGATATCCAAAGATTTGATACAAAAAGTTTTGAAGATACTTTTATAAAAACAACCCAAGACGGTTATAATCAAATTGATTTGATTATAGAAGGGATTCATTGTGCAGCTTGTGTTTGGTTAAATGAAAAAGTTCTTTTTGAAACAGAAGGAATTATTAGTGCAGATATTAATTTTACAAATAACAAGGCAAAAATAGTTTGGGATAATGATAAAATCAAACTATCTCAAATAATTCTCAAAATTAGAAGTATCGGTTACAATGCTTATGCTTATGATGCTTCTGTTGCCGATGAACAAGTTGTAAAAGCAAAAAGATCCTATTTTATAAGAATGATGGTTGCCGTTTTTGCCAGTGTTAATATTATGATGCTGGGTGTTGCAAAATATACGGGATTTTTTACGGGAATCGATGAACAAATAAGAGAATATATTCATATAGGAGAGTTTATTTTCTGTACTCCGGTACTTTTTTATTCGGGTTGGATATTCTTTAGAGGGGCTTTTTACGGTCTTAAAAATCGTATTTTAAATATGGATTTTCTGGTTAGCTCCGGAGCTACACTGATGTATATCTACTCCTTGTATATTCTTTTCGGTGGAAAAGGAGAGAGTTATTTTGATTCGGTTACGATGATTATAACCTTTGTTTTAGTAGGAAAATATTTAGAAGTGATAGGTAAAAAAAGTGCCGTTGATACTTTAGATAAGATTAAAAGTTCTATTCCTTTGGAAGCTACTGTTGTAAAAGAGGGTGTTAAAAAAGCTATTGCTTTAAATAGTATAGAAGTAGGAGATATAGTAGAAATAAGAAGCGGTGAAAAAGTTTGTGTTGACGGAAAAATCATAAGCGGAGAGGGAACTTTTGATGAATCAAGTTTAACAGGAGAGTCTCTTCCTATATTTAAAAAAGTAGGAGACAAACTTTACAGCGGAACTATAAATAACGATTCTCTTATTAGATATGAAGTTACGAAAACTTATAAAGAGTCTACTCTAAACTCAATTGTAACGCTACTTGAAGACTCTTTAAGCTCAAAACCTGAGATTGAGTATAAAGCAAATGAGATATCAAAAGGGTTTAGTTTAACTATTTTAACTCTCTCTTTTTTAACTTTTATCGTTTGGTATTTCTTTGGAATTGATTTTGGCTTTGATTATGAAAATGTAAGTCATTTTGAAAAATCATTTATAGTAGCAATTTCGGTTATTGTTATTGCCTGCCCTTGTGCTTTGGCTCTTGCTACGCCTATTGCAAGTCTTATAGGAATTTCGGAGCTTGCAAAAAAAGGTTTGCTTTTTAAAGAAGCAAAATTTATAGAAACAATGGCAAAAGCAGACACTTTGGTTTTAGATAAAACAGGAACAATCACAAAAGGAGAGTTAAAAGTTAAAAAAGCAAGAATTTTAGATAAAAATATACATAAATTAAATCTAATGTACTCTTTACTTGACTCTTCAACACACCCCATTTCTAAATCGGTAAAAAAATATCTGCAAAAAAAATATGATAATTTAGAGCTAAAAGATATATTTGACGTAAAAACCGTTCAGGCAAAAGGAGTAGTGGCAAAATATAAAAATATAGAAGGAAAAACTTTTCATTTGTTAGGAGGAAATGTTGATTTGTTAAGAGAAAATCAAATCAATTATAATTTTGATAGTGGAAATTCGGTTTATATTTTTGCAATAAACAGAAGAGTAATAGCAACTTTCGAGCTTGCCGATGAGATTAGAGAAGAAGCAAAAGATTTAATCAATAGCGTGCAAAAAAACGGCTTAGAAGTTGTAATGCTAACAGGAGACAATGAGAGTATAGCTTCAAAAGTTGCTTCAAAAGTAGGAATAAAAAAAGTGGTTTCTCATATTGATCCTATAGGTAAAGCAGACTATATTAAAAAACTTAAAAAAGAGGGAAAAATCGTAGTAATGGCAGGTGACGGAATAAATGATTCCGTTGCTTTGGCTAATTCTGATGTAGCTATTGCAATGGGAAATTCCGCCGATGTTACTATTTCCGTTTCCGATATTGTTTTATTAAACAGCTCTTTAAGCAGTTTAAAATATGCTTTTGTTTTATCAAGAAGAACATATAAGTTTATAAAACAAAACCTGCTATTATCTTTGATTTACAATTCAATTACGATTCCTCTTGCAATGGCAGGACTTGTAATACCGTTAGTAGCGGCTCTATCGATGAGTTTAAGCTCTTTACTGGTTGTAGCAAACTCTATGAGAATTAAATTAAAAAGTTAG
- the ccoS gene encoding cbb3-type cytochrome oxidase assembly protein CcoS → MINDTLFMMLGVGVILSFAVLGLFIWGAKSGQFDDSEKMMGGLLFDSTEDLNDAVKKEDKKKEASNKKKEKKSEPQE, encoded by the coding sequence ATGATAAACGATACGCTTTTTATGATGTTGGGTGTGGGAGTTATTCTCTCTTTTGCAGTTTTGGGTCTATTTATCTGGGGTGCAAAAAGCGGTCAATTCGATGATAGTGAAAAAATGATGGGCGGACTTCTTTTTGACAGTACGGAAGACTTAAATGATGCTGTTAAAAAAGAGGACAAGAAAAAAGAGGCAAGTAATAAAAAGAAAGAAAAAAAAAGTGAACCACAAGAGTAG
- a CDS encoding c-type cytochrome produces MKKVVLGTLLAAASLMAANYATCATCHGATAEKAALGKSQIIKGWPVEKTVAALKGYKDGSYGGAMKGVMKGQVARLSDADIEDLAKQIAAFK; encoded by the coding sequence ATGAAAAAAGTTGTTTTAGGAACACTATTAGCTGCTGCATCTTTAATGGCTGCAAATTATGCAACATGTGCTACATGCCATGGAGCTACAGCTGAAAAAGCTGCATTAGGGAAATCACAAATAATCAAAGGTTGGCCTGTTGAAAAAACTGTTGCTGCTTTAAAAGGTTATAAAGACGGATCTTACGGTGGAGCTATGAAAGGTGTTATGAAAGGTCAAGTTGCAAGACTTTCAGATGCAGATATCGAAGATTTAGCTAAACAAATTGCTGCATTTAAATAA
- a CDS encoding ATP-binding cassette domain-containing protein: MNIEQTVLKIDNLSFGYHNKKLIYKNFNLELKCGELVSIVGSSGSGKSTLFELISGNLKPQNGEIKKKKISSIYQDPYSSFHPSFKIIEQIKDVVDIDLKSFDKNLDEKINSLSLNKELLYKKTHELSGGQLQRCSILRALLMQPDLLLVDEATSALDNIVALNVMKLIVKQLDRCGILLITHDMNLAKWCSDNIINLNEIITEN, from the coding sequence ATGAACATAGAACAAACAGTCTTGAAAATTGATAATCTAAGTTTTGGTTATCATAATAAAAAGTTAATTTATAAAAATTTTAATTTAGAGTTAAAATGTGGAGAATTAGTCTCTATAGTGGGAAGCAGCGGAAGCGGAAAAAGTACGCTTTTTGAACTAATTAGCGGAAACTTAAAACCTCAAAACGGAGAGATTAAGAAAAAAAAGATAAGTTCGATTTATCAAGATCCTTACAGCTCTTTTCATCCATCTTTTAAAATAATTGAACAGATAAAAGATGTTGTGGATATTGATTTAAAAAGTTTTGATAAAAATTTAGATGAAAAAATAAACTCTTTGAGTTTAAATAAAGAGCTTTTATATAAAAAAACCCATGAATTAAGTGGAGGGCAGTTACAAAGATGTTCTATTTTAAGAGCATTATTAATGCAGCCGGATTTGTTGCTTGTTGATGAAGCAACTTCTGCATTGGATAATATTGTTGCTTTAAATGTTATGAAACTTATAGTAAAACAGCTGGACAGATGCGGTATTTTACTTATTACTCATGATATGAATTTGGCAAAATGGTGCAGTGATAATATTATTAATTTAAATGAAATTATAACGGAGAATTAA
- the hemH gene encoding ferrochelatase, protein MKECSKALVLLNMGGARNKNELEMFLTNMFNDKNILTIKSDFFRSLIAKFIVKSRKDSAWKNYEAIGGRSPINPLTEKLLSKLNDELTDTCVVQVMRYTPPFAQEAIKELEKKKVKEVILFPMYPQYSTTTTKSSVEDFLFFAKRKFHIKVIEPFYKNRVFNEAIIDTIKNSVEKHEEYNLIFSAHGLPQKIVDSGDPYEKQINEHVEILSALLEEENIHFKSISLAYQSKVGPLKWLEPALDEELKKFRDQKVLIYPIAFLIDNSETDFELSIEYNEEAKKIGIEEYKVCKCLNDGENFIKAIKDIINVV, encoded by the coding sequence ATAAAAGAGTGCAGTAAAGCTTTAGTGCTTCTAAATATGGGTGGTGCTAGAAATAAAAACGAATTAGAGATGTTTTTGACGAATATGTTTAATGACAAAAATATTTTAACAATTAAAAGTGATTTTTTCAGATCTTTAATTGCAAAATTTATCGTAAAATCAAGAAAAGATTCTGCCTGGAAAAATTATGAGGCAATAGGGGGAAGATCTCCTATTAATCCTTTGACGGAAAAACTTTTATCCAAACTTAACGATGAGTTAACCGATACCTGTGTTGTTCAGGTAATGCGATATACTCCACCTTTTGCGCAAGAGGCTATAAAAGAGTTGGAGAAGAAAAAAGTAAAAGAGGTAATTTTATTTCCTATGTATCCTCAATATTCAACTACTACGACAAAATCTTCCGTTGAAGACTTTCTTTTTTTCGCAAAAAGAAAATTTCATATAAAAGTTATTGAGCCTTTTTATAAAAATAGAGTTTTTAACGAAGCTATTATTGATACTATAAAAAACAGCGTGGAAAAACATGAAGAGTATAATCTGATTTTTTCAGCCCACGGACTTCCTCAGAAAATAGTAGACAGCGGCGATCCTTATGAAAAACAGATAAATGAACATGTGGAAATCTTATCTGCTCTTTTAGAAGAAGAGAATATTCATTTTAAATCAATCTCTTTGGCATATCAATCAAAAGTAGGACCTTTAAAATGGCTGGAACCTGCTTTAGATGAAGAGCTTAAAAAGTTCAGAGATCAAAAAGTTTTAATTTACCCCATTGCTTTTTTAATAGATAATTCCGAAACGGATTTTGAGCTTAGTATTGAGTATAATGAAGAAGCAAAAAAGATAGGAATAGAAGAGTATAAAGTCTGCAAATGCCTAAACGACGGTGAAAATTTTATAAAGGCTATAAAAGATATTATAAATGTAGTATAA
- the amrA gene encoding AmmeMemoRadiSam system protein A translates to MDKNSLLLKIARDAIESNFNPEVKIDKEFLLSNFSFLNEKQATFVTLTINGKLRGCIGSLIAHRILLDDLIYNAKAAAFDDPRFNSLSFSEFNEIKIEISLLTAPEILEYKDFEDLKKKLIPNKHGVILELNGKRATFLPQVWEQLPEFNAFMVHLCQKAGLNPSSLSALPKIQTYEVIKIEEE, encoded by the coding sequence ATGGATAAAAATAGTTTATTGCTAAAAATAGCAAGAGATGCTATAGAGTCAAATTTTAATCCGGAAGTAAAAATAGACAAAGAGTTTTTACTCTCAAACTTCTCCTTTTTAAATGAAAAACAGGCAACTTTTGTAACTTTAACGATAAATGGAAAGTTAAGAGGTTGTATAGGTTCTTTAATTGCCCATAGAATATTGCTTGATGATTTGATTTATAACGCAAAAGCCGCAGCTTTTGACGATCCTCGATTTAACTCTTTATCTTTTTCTGAGTTTAATGAAATAAAAATAGAGATCTCTTTATTAACTGCTCCTGAAATATTGGAGTATAAAGATTTCGAAGATTTAAAAAAGAAACTAATACCTAATAAACATGGAGTTATTTTAGAACTTAACGGTAAAAGGGCAACTTTTCTTCCTCAAGTTTGGGAGCAACTTCCCGAATTTAATGCCTTTATGGTTCACCTTTGCCAAAAAGCGGGTCTTAATCCCTCTTCTTTGTCTGCTTTGCCCAAAATTCAGACTTATGAAGTAATTAAAATAGAAGAAGAATAA